A genomic segment from [Flavobacterium] thermophilum encodes:
- the rsiX gene encoding Sigma-X negative effector codes for MKKFPWNERCIEHSLEQLPMVKDRCTKEDVYERLQRTQRKMRWRRRWLSAASMALFLAVVAVGMNAAAPERAEQQQRSSTVKTLGAESAPPQVETIMAADAAPAQEDAGVMVVGLPDAANGRVVPVAVPLSGRLAPEERFTAALRVLGRSPLRAASAWFDGVVIQPAAGGTGEWMVHVPAQHRVFSASRKEQKLFVDALVETARQMGERRLRFFTGEKEGLELPALGMVKATKIKERQRMYYKNSASFGYTVLVPAPGSARTFSEALKQMKTSTIRGLEPAIPPGVNVELADMDARHATVRIQLTAQPHEEDAARMAEAVLLTAKEFGFREVTFAADGLSNLGPYPVGMRIRVPAGPNALLMAAGW; via the coding sequence ATGAAAAAATTTCCCTGGAATGAGCGATGCATCGAACATAGCCTTGAGCAGCTGCCCATGGTGAAAGACCGGTGCACAAAAGAAGATGTTTACGAACGGCTTCAGCGCACCCAGCGCAAGATGCGCTGGAGACGGCGTTGGCTTTCGGCGGCATCGATGGCCCTCTTTCTTGCGGTTGTTGCTGTCGGAATGAATGCGGCCGCTCCGGAGCGCGCGGAACAGCAGCAACGATCCTCTACCGTCAAAACGCTAGGAGCCGAGAGCGCTCCCCCCCAAGTTGAGACGATAATGGCCGCTGATGCGGCGCCGGCGCAGGAAGATGCCGGCGTCATGGTGGTCGGCTTGCCTGATGCGGCAAACGGCCGGGTGGTGCCAGTGGCGGTTCCGCTCAGCGGCCGATTGGCCCCCGAAGAGCGGTTCACGGCAGCGCTGCGCGTGCTTGGGCGCTCTCCGCTGCGGGCGGCGTCCGCTTGGTTTGATGGAGTGGTCATTCAGCCGGCCGCCGGGGGGACGGGGGAATGGATGGTGCACGTCCCGGCTCAGCACCGCGTGTTTTCGGCCAGCCGCAAAGAGCAGAAGCTGTTTGTCGACGCCCTCGTCGAAACAGCGCGGCAAATGGGGGAGCGGCGCCTCCGCTTTTTCACCGGAGAGAAGGAAGGGCTTGAGTTGCCGGCGCTCGGAATGGTAAAAGCGACAAAAATCAAGGAGCGGCAGCGAATGTATTATAAAAACAGCGCTTCGTTCGGCTATACAGTGCTCGTCCCGGCGCCGGGCAGCGCCCGCACGTTTTCGGAGGCGCTGAAGCAGATGAAAACATCGACGATCCGCGGGCTCGAGCCGGCCATTCCGCCGGGAGTAAACGTGGAGCTGGCTGATATGGATGCGCGGCATGCGACGGTCCGGATTCAGCTGACCGCTCAGCCACATGAAGAGGACGCGGCGCGCATGGCGGAGGCTGTGCTGCTGACAGCGAAAGAGTTTGGCTTCCGTGAGGTGACGTTTGCGGCTGACGGGTTGTCGAACTTGGGCCCGTATCCGGTTGGAATGCGAATCCGCGTGCCGGCCGGGCCGAACGCTCTGTTGATGGCGGCCGGCTGGTAG
- the fer gene encoding Ferredoxin, giving the protein MPKYTIVDKETCIACGACGAAAPDIYDYDEDGIAYVTLDDNQGIVEVPEILIDDMMDAFEGCPTESIKVADEPFDGDPNKFD; this is encoded by the coding sequence ATGCCAAAGTATACGATTGTGGATAAAGAGACTTGCATCGCCTGCGGAGCTTGCGGCGCCGCCGCTCCCGACATTTACGACTACGACGAGGACGGCATTGCCTACGTCACCCTTGATGACAACCAAGGCATCGTCGAAGTGCCGGAGATTTTGATTGACGATATGATGGACGCCTTCGAAGGCTGTCCGACTGAATCGATCAAAGTTGCTGACGAGCCGTTTGACGGCGATCCGAATAAATTCGACTGA
- a CDS encoding Protein of uncharacterised function (DUF2663): MTRFPDEFSLDEVTKEMLLAVIEKKKKWERLEKRSTLLQAAALAGLAAFLLYIIANAAAITAWSERFAWFFAAPAHIFILLLLCTVYWLAVYYKGKSEKAEDDFHALRCEIIQKSIDLWKNEEQWNGRHRLFEWLKREYDINLYYENS, encoded by the coding sequence ATGACCCGGTTTCCGGATGAATTTTCCCTCGATGAAGTGACAAAAGAAATGTTGCTTGCCGTCATTGAAAAAAAGAAAAAATGGGAGCGGCTTGAAAAGCGGTCGACGCTTTTGCAGGCGGCCGCGTTGGCCGGCTTGGCCGCGTTCCTTCTTTATATCATTGCCAACGCTGCAGCGATCACGGCGTGGAGCGAACGATTCGCCTGGTTTTTTGCCGCCCCGGCCCACATTTTCATCTTGCTCCTGTTATGTACGGTGTATTGGCTGGCTGTTTATTATAAAGGAAAAAGTGAAAAGGCGGAAGACGACTTTCATGCCCTCCGTTGCGAAATTATCCAGAAAAGCATCGATTTATGGAAAAATGAAGAACAATGGAATGGGCGTCACCGGCTGTTTGAATGGCTGAAGCGGGAGTACGACATCAACCTATATTATGAAAACAGCTGA
- a CDS encoding Predicted membrane protein, with protein MSRRLAWMAVCLALSAIGSFIKLPTFVGSIALDSAPALVAAAILGPRAGAAVAGLGHLISAVVGGWPLGPFHWLVALEMAGLGALFAVLHQRGWKIGSAAAFFIGNALLAPLPLVGSFGWPFVLAVIPPLSAAALVNVLIALAVAPAVARLMAKAGAPHA; from the coding sequence ATGAGCCGCCGCCTGGCTTGGATGGCTGTTTGTTTGGCGCTTTCGGCGATCGGATCGTTCATCAAGCTGCCGACGTTTGTCGGCAGCATCGCGTTAGACAGCGCTCCGGCGCTCGTTGCCGCCGCCATCCTTGGTCCGCGCGCCGGAGCGGCGGTTGCAGGGCTGGGGCACCTTATTTCGGCGGTGGTCGGCGGGTGGCCGCTCGGCCCGTTCCATTGGCTTGTCGCATTGGAAATGGCCGGGCTTGGCGCGCTGTTCGCCGTACTGCATCAGCGGGGATGGAAAATAGGCAGCGCCGCCGCCTTTTTCATCGGCAATGCGTTGTTAGCCCCGCTGCCGCTAGTGGGTTCGTTCGGCTGGCCGTTTGTGCTTGCCGTCATTCCGCCGCTTTCCGCCGCCGCTTTGGTCAACGTGTTGATCGCGCTGGCCGTTGCCCCGGCGGTTGCCCGTTTGATGGCGAAGGCGGGGGCGCCGCATGCGTGA
- the hisK_1 gene encoding Histidinol-phosphatase, with the protein MLTDYHNHLERGTLTLDYLRQFTDEAAKKGIQHFGISEHAYHFYQTKNILSNPWVEARRCYDMADYVRLFHEAWDAGIDVKMSIEMDYTPGKHEEMAAFIRSYEFDYVIGSIHWVDDFGIDLVEFRREWERRDLYDTYRKYFDQVVTLAESNLFDIIGHLDLVKIFKYVPEDEEFLLEQYDRATTALANSKTCVEISTAGLRKPVGELYPDPRLLQMCYDKGIPIVLSSDAHVPGDVGADFDKAVELARSVGYTELMTFSKGERKAVPLG; encoded by the coding sequence GTGCTGACTGATTATCACAACCATTTGGAGCGGGGGACGCTGACGCTCGATTATTTGCGCCAGTTCACCGATGAAGCCGCGAAAAAAGGCATTCAGCATTTTGGCATTTCCGAGCATGCGTATCATTTTTACCAAACGAAAAACATTTTGTCCAACCCGTGGGTGGAGGCGCGCCGGTGCTACGATATGGCCGACTATGTCCGCTTGTTCCACGAAGCGTGGGATGCCGGAATCGACGTGAAAATGTCGATTGAAATGGATTACACTCCCGGCAAACATGAGGAAATGGCTGCGTTTATCCGCTCGTACGAGTTTGACTATGTCATCGGTTCGATCCATTGGGTCGACGATTTCGGCATCGACTTAGTCGAGTTCCGCCGTGAATGGGAACGGCGCGATTTGTATGATACATATCGCAAATACTTTGACCAAGTCGTAACGCTCGCCGAGTCGAACTTATTTGATATTATCGGCCATTTGGATTTGGTGAAAATTTTTAAATACGTTCCGGAAGATGAAGAGTTTTTGCTTGAGCAATACGACCGGGCAACGACAGCGCTCGCCAATTCGAAGACGTGCGTCGAGATCAGCACGGCCGGGCTGCGCAAGCCGGTCGGCGAGCTGTATCCCGATCCGCGGCTGCTGCAAATGTGCTATGACAAAGGCATTCCGATCGTGTTGTCCTCGGACGCGCACGTGCCGGGCGATGTCGGCGCCGACTTTGACAAGGCGGTTGAACTCGCCCGCAGCGTCGGCTATACCGAACTCATGACGTTCTCGAAAGGCGAGCGGAAAGCGGTGCCGCTCGGTTAA
- the sigX gene encoding RNA polymerase sigma factor sigX: MDPVFEQLYEKYHDDLFNFLYYMVRNREHAEDLVQEVYVKVLRSYKRFKGQCSEKTWLLSIARHVAIDFFRKQKRRQWVKTSEWSEEQLGADEPMPEEIAIQNEEIQLMYRCLARCTVDQQLVLVLRFIQSLSIAETAAALGWTESKVKTTQHRALKALKQHMEEEAEREEWRHEKISLE, translated from the coding sequence ATGGACCCCGTTTTTGAACAGTTGTACGAAAAATATCACGATGATTTGTTTAATTTTTTATATTACATGGTGCGAAATCGAGAGCATGCCGAAGATTTAGTGCAAGAAGTGTATGTGAAAGTGCTGCGTTCGTACAAACGGTTTAAAGGGCAATGCAGTGAAAAGACGTGGCTGCTGTCCATTGCGCGCCATGTGGCGATCGATTTTTTTCGCAAGCAAAAACGACGCCAGTGGGTGAAGACATCGGAGTGGAGCGAGGAGCAGCTCGGCGCTGACGAGCCGATGCCGGAGGAAATCGCGATTCAAAACGAGGAAATTCAACTCATGTACCGCTGCTTGGCGCGCTGCACGGTCGACCAACAGCTTGTGCTCGTCCTCCGATTCATCCAGTCGCTGTCGATTGCTGAAACGGCGGCCGCGCTCGGCTGGACGGAAAGCAAAGTGAAAACGACGCAGCACCGCGCGCTGAAGGCGCTGAAACAACATATGGAGGAAGAGGCCGAACGGGAGGAGTGGCGGCATGAAAAAATTTCCCTGGAATGA
- a CDS encoding CAAX amino terminal protease self- immunity — protein MRRQSEQIKQMTDREVLIHLYITQGLLLLLAGGSSLFLFAREEWRRLWQFELRDVLVYGAGGAAFVLAAEFLAMRYLPDDWYDDGGVNEKIFRGRSIPHLFFLCALIAVTEEWLFRGIVQTHWGLWAASAIFAVLHVRYLEKWFLFMVVVLLSLFLGVLYEQTDSLWAAITAHFLIDFVLALHVRFKRGAEEERE, from the coding sequence ATGAGGCGGCAAAGTGAACAAATCAAACAGATGACAGACCGCGAAGTGCTCATCCATCTTTATATCACGCAAGGGTTGCTGCTGCTTTTGGCCGGCGGCAGCTCGCTGTTTTTATTTGCTCGGGAGGAGTGGCGTCGGCTTTGGCAGTTTGAGCTGCGCGATGTGCTCGTGTACGGAGCCGGCGGGGCGGCGTTCGTGCTCGCTGCCGAGTTTTTGGCGATGCGCTATTTGCCGGACGATTGGTATGATGACGGCGGCGTCAATGAAAAAATATTCCGCGGCCGCTCGATTCCGCATCTCTTTTTTTTATGTGCGCTCATTGCGGTGACGGAAGAATGGCTGTTTCGCGGCATTGTGCAGACGCATTGGGGGCTCTGGGCGGCAAGCGCCATTTTTGCCGTGCTGCACGTCCGGTATTTGGAAAAATGGTTTTTGTTTATGGTCGTCGTGTTGCTCAGTCTCTTTCTCGGCGTCCTTTACGAGCAGACTGACAGCTTATGGGCCGCCATCACCGCTCACTTTTTGATCGATTTTGTGCTTGCCTTACATGTTCGGTTCAAACGGGGGGCAGAGGAAGAAAGGGAGTGA
- the recQ_3 gene encoding ATP-dependent DNA helicase recQ: MDELTKTLHERFGHASFRPGQRDVIEDVLSGRDVLAMLPTGSGKSLCYQLPAYFLPGSVLIVSPLVSLMEDQVEQLRRRGEKRVVAFHSLLDAEEKWQALASLPDFRFIYASPEMLQSETFLAALRRARVSLFVVDEAHCISQWGYDFRPDFLKLGAVRHALGSPPCLALTATATPEVQEDIIRTLGMERTRRHIYSVDRPNIALAVEHCLSVEDKAARLAECAKRLRGPGIVYFSSRQWAEEMARRLAQNGAGRVAYYHAGMDGEQRLLVQQQFLYDELDIVCCTSAFGMGVDKGNVRFVLHFHMPAQLEAYVQEIGRAGRDGAPSLAVLFYADGDRAIAQAVAEAELPDSAALREWCRRLPEDAVGGGWRAMVDVGGFTDIQKRLLAYFLEWGQTAAPEQLTAAAKERLYERMAAAIEARRRWKRKKLREMEEWVHASSCRRAAIVRAFGEELSDKPDACCDNCGLETDCFMADGRRPEPAPVRPWREELWHMFFGGRRRDEAAK, encoded by the coding sequence TTGGATGAATTAACGAAAACATTGCATGAGCGGTTCGGGCACGCGTCGTTTCGGCCCGGACAGCGCGATGTGATCGAAGACGTGCTCAGCGGGCGCGATGTGCTGGCGATGCTGCCGACTGGAAGCGGCAAATCGCTTTGCTATCAGCTGCCGGCGTATTTCCTCCCGGGGAGCGTGCTCATTGTCTCGCCGCTCGTCTCCTTAATGGAAGATCAAGTCGAGCAGCTGCGCCGGCGCGGTGAAAAGCGCGTTGTCGCGTTCCATAGTTTGCTCGATGCGGAAGAAAAATGGCAAGCCCTCGCCTCGCTTCCAGATTTTCGCTTTATTTATGCCTCACCGGAAATGCTGCAATCTGAAACGTTTTTGGCGGCGCTCCGGCGCGCGCGTGTTTCGTTGTTTGTCGTCGATGAGGCGCATTGCATTTCACAGTGGGGTTATGATTTTCGCCCGGACTTTTTGAAGCTCGGAGCGGTCCGCCATGCGCTCGGTTCGCCGCCGTGTCTGGCGCTGACGGCGACGGCTACGCCGGAAGTGCAGGAGGACATCATCCGCACGCTCGGGATGGAGCGGACGCGCCGCCATATTTATTCCGTCGACCGCCCGAACATCGCCTTGGCGGTGGAACATTGCTTATCGGTTGAGGACAAAGCTGCGCGCTTGGCCGAATGCGCGAAACGGCTCCGAGGACCGGGGATCGTGTACTTTTCAAGCCGGCAGTGGGCTGAAGAAATGGCGCGCCGGCTGGCGCAAAACGGGGCGGGTCGGGTCGCCTATTACCACGCCGGCATGGATGGGGAACAACGGCTGCTTGTGCAGCAGCAGTTTTTATATGACGAGCTCGACATCGTTTGTTGCACAAGCGCGTTCGGCATGGGGGTGGACAAAGGAAACGTCCGTTTTGTGCTTCACTTTCATATGCCGGCCCAGCTTGAGGCGTATGTGCAGGAAATCGGGCGCGCCGGGCGTGATGGGGCGCCAAGCCTTGCGGTATTGTTTTACGCGGACGGCGACCGGGCGATCGCCCAGGCGGTCGCCGAAGCGGAGCTTCCCGACTCGGCTGCGCTCCGCGAGTGGTGCCGGCGGCTGCCGGAAGACGCCGTCGGCGGTGGATGGCGCGCTATGGTTGATGTCGGCGGATTTACGGACATACAAAAACGGCTGTTGGCGTACTTTTTAGAATGGGGACAAACAGCGGCGCCCGAACAGCTGACGGCCGCGGCGAAGGAGCGGCTGTATGAACGGATGGCCGCTGCCATCGAGGCGCGGCGGCGTTGGAAGCGAAAAAAATTGCGCGAAATGGAGGAATGGGTGCACGCCTCTTCATGCCGGCGCGCGGCGATTGTCCGCGCGTTCGGGGAGGAGCTATCGGACAAACCGGATGCTTGCTGCGACAACTGCGGCCTGGAGACGGACTGTTTCATGGCGGACGGCCGCCGTCCCGAGCCGGCGCCCGTCCGGCCTTGGCGCGAGGAGCTATGGCATATGTTTTTTGGCGGGAGGCGGCGCGATGAGGCGGCAAAGTGA
- the ppa gene encoding Inorganic pyrophosphatase, translating to MAFENKIVEAFIEIPTGSQNKYEFDKERGIFKLDRVLYSPMFYPAEYGYLQNTLALDGDPLDILVITTNPTFPGCVIDTRVIGYLNMVDSGEEDAKLIGVPVEDPRFDEVRSIEDLPQHKLKEIAHFFERYKDLQGKRTEIGTWEGPEAAAKLIDECIARYNEQNKK from the coding sequence ATGGCATTCGAAAATAAAATTGTCGAAGCGTTTATCGAAATTCCAACTGGGAGCCAAAACAAATACGAATTCGACAAAGAACGGGGCATTTTCAAGCTCGACCGCGTCTTATATTCACCGATGTTTTATCCGGCTGAATACGGCTATTTGCAAAATACGTTGGCGCTGGATGGCGACCCGCTCGACATTTTGGTCATCACGACAAACCCGACGTTCCCGGGCTGCGTCATCGACACGCGCGTCATCGGCTATTTGAACATGGTCGACAGCGGCGAAGAAGATGCGAAATTGATCGGCGTTCCGGTCGAAGATCCGCGCTTTGACGAAGTGAGATCGATTGAAGACCTCCCGCAGCACAAACTGAAAGAAATCGCCCACTTCTTTGAACGCTACAAAGACTTGCAAGGGAAACGGACGGAAATCGGCACATGGGAGGGGCCGGAAGCAGCCGCCAAATTGATCGACGAATGCATCGCCCGCTACAACGAACAAAACAAAAAATAA
- a CDS encoding Spore coat associated protein JA (CotJA) translates to MFTTRKQYEPYISPFDPCPPIRVKTYVTAPNLYVGFQPPNLPQFPLREALMKGTLWQVFYDPYYSPYETKGKGDQSTAGWAPIQLFS, encoded by the coding sequence ATGTTTACGACGCGCAAACAATATGAGCCGTACATCAGCCCGTTTGACCCGTGCCCGCCGATCCGCGTCAAAACGTACGTCACCGCGCCCAACTTGTATGTCGGCTTCCAACCGCCGAATTTGCCGCAGTTTCCGCTGCGCGAGGCGTTGATGAAAGGAACGCTCTGGCAAGTGTTTTACGATCCTTACTACAGCCCTTACGAAACGAAGGGAAAAGGTGATCAAAGCACAGCTGGATGGGCCCCCATTCAGCTGTTTTCATAA
- a CDS encoding LysM domain, whose amino-acid sequence MEEASGRLARKKRPASSAGAPPSRLKRRRQKEEQKRKYIPVRLLAFLFLTLPAAVTAVYYAQSKPGTVTVVRHEESGSRETVRIIQEDGAKAEQTSEPKRAAGDGAKSESDAQTITHVVAANETLYSIAMKYYGTPAAMEIIKKENGLSTSRLEPGQTLRIPFPAQTE is encoded by the coding sequence ATGGAAGAGGCATCGGGGCGCCTGGCGCGGAAAAAACGCCCGGCGTCAAGCGCGGGGGCGCCGCCATCGCGCCTAAAACGGCGGCGGCAAAAAGAGGAGCAAAAACGAAAATACATTCCCGTCCGTTTGCTCGCGTTTTTGTTTTTAACGCTGCCGGCTGCGGTGACGGCTGTTTACTATGCCCAGTCAAAGCCTGGAACGGTCACAGTCGTCCGCCATGAAGAAAGCGGCAGCCGGGAGACGGTGCGCATTATTCAAGAAGATGGCGCGAAGGCGGAACAAACATCAGAGCCGAAGCGCGCCGCGGGTGACGGGGCAAAAAGCGAATCCGACGCGCAGACCATCACCCATGTGGTGGCGGCGAACGAAACGCTCTATAGCATTGCGATGAAATATTACGGCACGCCTGCCGCCATGGAGATCATCAAAAAAGAAAACGGCTTGTCAACGAGCCGGCTCGAGCCGGGGCAAACGCTGCGCATTCCGTTCCCCGCTCAGACGGAATAA
- the gudB gene encoding NAD-specific glutamate dehydrogenase — protein sequence MAADKHTEEKGQQYDVLASTQIVIHRALEKLGYPEEVYELLKEPIRVLTVRIPVRMDDGSVKIFTGYRAQHNDAVGPTKGGVRFHPDVTEREVKALSIWMSLKCGIVDLPYGGGKGGIVCDPRTMSFRELERLSRGYVRAISQIVGPTKDIPAPDVFTNSQIMAWMMDEYSRIREFDSPGFITGKPLVLGGSHGRETATAKGVTICIREAAKKRGLSLEGARVVVQGFGNAGSYLAKFMHDAGAKVVGISDVYGALYDPNGLDIDYLLERRDSFGTVTKLFKNTISNKELLELDCDILVPAAIENQITAENAPRIKASIVVEAANGPTTLEATEILTQRGILLVPDVLASAGGVTVSYFEWVQNNQGYYWTEEEVEQRLEKVMVKAFNNVYEMAQTRRVDMRLAAYMVGVRKMAEACRFRGWV from the coding sequence ATGGCAGCCGATAAGCATACGGAAGAGAAGGGGCAACAATACGACGTGCTGGCGTCGACACAAATTGTTATACATAGAGCGTTGGAAAAGCTCGGCTATCCGGAAGAAGTGTATGAGCTGCTGAAAGAGCCGATCCGCGTGCTGACGGTTCGCATTCCGGTGCGCATGGACGACGGGTCGGTGAAAATTTTTACCGGCTACCGGGCGCAGCATAACGATGCCGTCGGTCCGACGAAAGGCGGGGTGCGCTTCCATCCCGATGTCACCGAGCGCGAAGTGAAAGCGCTGTCGATTTGGATGAGCTTAAAGTGCGGCATCGTCGATTTGCCGTATGGCGGCGGCAAAGGCGGGATCGTCTGCGATCCGCGCACGATGTCGTTCCGCGAACTGGAGCGTTTAAGCCGCGGCTACGTGCGCGCCATCAGCCAAATCGTGGGGCCGACCAAGGATATCCCGGCGCCGGATGTGTTTACAAACTCGCAAATTATGGCGTGGATGATGGACGAGTACAGCCGCATCCGCGAGTTCGACTCGCCGGGCTTCATCACCGGGAAACCGCTTGTCCTCGGCGGTTCGCACGGCCGGGAAACGGCGACGGCCAAAGGGGTGACGATTTGCATTCGTGAAGCGGCGAAAAAACGCGGCCTGTCGCTCGAAGGCGCACGCGTTGTCGTCCAAGGGTTCGGCAACGCCGGCAGCTATTTGGCCAAATTTATGCACGACGCCGGAGCGAAAGTCGTTGGCATCTCCGACGTATACGGCGCGCTGTACGATCCGAACGGCCTTGATATCGACTATCTGCTCGAACGGCGCGACAGCTTTGGCACGGTGACGAAGCTGTTTAAAAATACGATTTCGAACAAAGAACTGCTTGAGCTCGATTGCGATATTTTAGTGCCGGCGGCCATCGAAAACCAAATTACGGCTGAAAACGCCCCGCGCATTAAGGCAAGCATTGTCGTCGAGGCGGCGAACGGCCCGACGACGCTCGAGGCGACGGAAATTTTGACGCAGCGCGGCATTTTGCTCGTCCCGGACGTGCTGGCGAGCGCCGGCGGCGTAACGGTGTCGTACTTCGAATGGGTGCAAAACAACCAAGGGTACTATTGGACGGAAGAAGAAGTCGAACAGCGGCTTGAAAAAGTGATGGTCAAAGCGTTCAACAACGTGTATGAAATGGCGCAGACGCGCCGCGTCGACATGCGCCTTGCCGCCTATATGGTCGGCGTCCGCAAAATGGCGGAGGCGTGCCGGTTCCGCGGCTGGGTGTGA
- the mecB gene encoding Adapter protein mecA 2 — protein sequence MRLERLTHNKIKIFLTFDDLLDRGLTKDDLWKDTFKVHQLFRDMIEEASEELGFEVNGSIAVEVYSLPAQGMVVIVTNEGDYDDIEEEFADDYIEMQVTLDESDDIFYEFQAFEDVIQLAHRLHAVGCLDGTLYSYQGRFYLHVAEEPPIPLDNFVALLAEFGNPATITIHRVQEYGKRLIERRAIEQLVRYFRAN from the coding sequence ATGCGTCTTGAGCGCTTGACCCACAACAAAATTAAAATTTTCTTGACGTTTGACGATTTGCTGGACCGCGGGTTGACGAAAGACGATTTGTGGAAGGACACGTTTAAAGTCCATCAGCTGTTCCGCGATATGATCGAGGAAGCGAGCGAAGAGCTCGGCTTTGAGGTGAACGGATCGATCGCGGTCGAAGTCTACTCTTTACCGGCACAGGGCATGGTCGTTATCGTCACGAATGAAGGTGACTACGACGACATCGAAGAAGAATTCGCCGACGATTACATTGAGATGCAGGTAACGCTCGATGAGAGCGATGACATATTTTACGAATTCCAAGCGTTCGAAGATGTCATCCAGCTTGCTCATCGCCTGCATGCGGTCGGCTGCCTCGACGGCACGCTTTATTCGTACCAAGGCCGCTTTTACTTGCACGTTGCCGAGGAACCGCCGATTCCGCTCGACAACTTTGTCGCCTTGCTGGCCGAGTTTGGCAACCCGGCTACGATAACGATACACCGTGTGCAAGAATATGGGAAGCGGCTGATTGAACGCCGCGCGATCGAACAGCTCGTTCGTTATTTCCGCGCCAATTAA
- the serA gene encoding D-3-phosphoglycerate dehydrogenase — translation MVRVLVSDAISEEGLAPLRTSAHIDIVQKNVSEAEDELHTFDALLVRSATKVTEELLAKMPKLKIVGRAGVGVDNIDVDAATKRGIVVINAPNGNTISAAEHTFAMMAALVRRIPQAHISVKSREWNRSAFVGNELFGKKLGIIGFGRIGSEVAKRARAFGMTVHVYDPFLTKERAEKLGVSIHSLDEVLAVADIITVHTPLTKETRGLLGTENLAKTKKGVYLINCARGGIIDEQALIPFLESGHVAGVALDVFEQEPPGDHPLLAFDNVIVTPHLGASTVEAQLNVATQVAEELLHFFEGQPVTSSINLPALSKDVYEKIQAFYHLGRKLGLIASQFMNIPVQELSVTYAGTVADLETTYITRSLLAGFLRPRVASTVNEVNAAMVAKERGITYGEKFSDETHGYANCISLTVHGENKTFTIKGTHVPNYGDRIVHFDGVTIDFAPEGHLLYIQHHDRPGMIGKVGNVLGAHNVNIATMQVGRQEAGGKAMMILSLDKPVDDAVLKALAQIDDIETVKRLEA, via the coding sequence GTGGTTCGCGTACTCGTTTCCGACGCCATTAGCGAAGAAGGCTTGGCGCCGCTCCGCACATCGGCGCACATCGACATCGTTCAAAAAAACGTGAGCGAAGCGGAGGACGAATTGCACACGTTTGACGCCTTGCTTGTGCGCAGCGCAACGAAAGTGACGGAAGAATTGTTGGCGAAAATGCCGAAGCTGAAAATTGTCGGCCGCGCCGGGGTCGGCGTCGACAACATTGACGTCGACGCCGCGACGAAACGCGGCATCGTCGTCATTAACGCGCCAAACGGCAATACGATTTCGGCCGCTGAGCATACCTTTGCCATGATGGCTGCGCTCGTCCGCCGCATCCCGCAAGCGCACATTTCTGTCAAATCGCGGGAATGGAACCGCTCGGCGTTTGTCGGCAACGAGCTGTTCGGCAAGAAATTGGGCATCATCGGCTTCGGCCGCATCGGATCAGAAGTAGCAAAGCGGGCACGGGCGTTCGGCATGACCGTGCACGTCTACGACCCGTTTTTGACGAAAGAGCGGGCGGAGAAGCTCGGCGTCTCCATCCATTCACTTGATGAGGTGCTGGCAGTCGCCGACATCATCACCGTTCATACACCGCTGACGAAAGAAACAAGAGGCTTGCTCGGCACGGAAAATTTGGCGAAGACGAAAAAAGGGGTATACTTAATCAACTGTGCTCGCGGCGGCATTATTGATGAGCAGGCGCTCATTCCGTTTTTGGAAAGCGGCCATGTCGCCGGTGTCGCTCTCGACGTCTTTGAACAGGAGCCCCCGGGCGACCACCCGCTGCTGGCGTTTGATAATGTCATCGTTACGCCGCATTTAGGGGCGTCGACGGTTGAAGCGCAACTGAACGTCGCCACCCAAGTCGCGGAAGAGCTGCTCCACTTTTTTGAAGGGCAGCCGGTCACATCATCGATCAACTTGCCGGCGCTGTCGAAAGACGTCTATGAGAAAATTCAAGCATTCTATCATTTAGGCCGAAAGCTCGGTTTAATTGCTTCGCAGTTTATGAACATTCCGGTTCAAGAGCTGTCGGTCACCTACGCCGGCACGGTCGCCGATTTGGAAACGACGTACATCACTCGCAGCTTGCTTGCCGGCTTCCTGCGGCCGCGCGTCGCTTCCACCGTCAATGAGGTAAACGCCGCCATGGTCGCCAAAGAGCGCGGCATCACATACGGCGAAAAATTCTCTGATGAGACGCACGGCTATGCAAACTGCATTTCGCTCACCGTCCATGGCGAGAACAAAACGTTTACGATCAAAGGAACGCATGTGCCGAACTACGGCGACCGCATCGTCCATTTTGACGGCGTCACGATCGATTTCGCGCCGGAAGGCCATCTCCTTTACATTCAGCACCACGACCGCCCGGGGATGATCGGGAAAGTCGGGAACGTGCTCGGGGCGCATAACGTCAACATCGCCACCATGCAAGTCGGCCGCCAAGAAGCGGGCGGAAAAGCCATGATGATCCTATCGCTCGACAAACCAGTCGATGACGCGGTATTAAAAGCGCTGGCGCAAATTGACGATATTGAAACCGTCAAACGGCTCGAAGCGTAA